From one Formosa sediminum genomic stretch:
- a CDS encoding sugar MFS transporter — protein MQNKTEAIAPKPQTNHIAIAIIAGLFFIFGFVTWINGALIPFMKTINELTDAQSYLVASASYISFVVMALPASYIINKVGYKKGMSLGLFVMAFGALIFIPAAEARTYWVFLTGIFIQGLGMTLLQTASNPYITILGPIESAAKRIAIMGIANKVAGALGSLIFGALLLSGIDGVKDKLAFVSEAEKETLLNTMADSVVTPYIVMAIVLLVLGFLIRKAPLPNLEEPETPEETSATTAAKTSVFQYPHLWLGVLTLFFYVGAEVIAGDTIISYGISLGFSSEEAKFFTTFTLLAMVLTYGLGVVLIPKYLKQHKALVISAILGIVFSCCIILTSGLTSVLFVAALGISNALVWPAVWPLTLDGLGKFTKTASALLVMAISGGAVIPPLYGKLVDLNNVSLLSEGLSESEAIAQAATSSYWILIPCYAFILFFAIWGHKFKSWRR, from the coding sequence ATGCAAAACAAAACAGAAGCAATTGCACCAAAACCCCAAACCAATCATATCGCCATAGCTATAATTGCGGGCTTATTTTTCATTTTTGGTTTTGTAACCTGGATTAATGGCGCCTTAATTCCATTTATGAAAACGATAAACGAGCTCACCGATGCGCAATCTTATTTAGTGGCATCAGCCTCATATATTTCATTTGTAGTTATGGCACTTCCAGCTTCCTATATAATAAATAAAGTAGGGTATAAAAAGGGGATGTCATTAGGGTTATTTGTTATGGCTTTTGGAGCTTTAATCTTTATACCCGCAGCCGAAGCCCGTACCTATTGGGTGTTTTTAACAGGTATTTTTATACAAGGTTTAGGGATGACACTCTTACAAACGGCTTCTAATCCTTACATTACTATTTTAGGACCTATAGAAAGTGCAGCCAAGCGTATAGCCATAATGGGAATCGCCAATAAAGTGGCAGGCGCATTAGGCTCTTTAATTTTTGGTGCCTTGTTATTATCTGGTATAGATGGCGTAAAAGATAAACTGGCATTCGTCTCGGAAGCAGAAAAAGAAACATTATTAAATACTATGGCCGATAGTGTTGTTACTCCATATATAGTCATGGCTATTGTGTTATTGGTTTTAGGGTTTTTAATACGAAAAGCACCGCTTCCAAATTTAGAAGAGCCAGAAACACCAGAAGAAACTTCTGCAACAACGGCAGCAAAAACGAGTGTATTTCAGTATCCACATCTATGGTTAGGAGTACTAACCTTGTTTTTTTATGTAGGCGCAGAAGTTATTGCAGGAGATACAATAATATCTTATGGGATTTCACTAGGGTTTTCTTCAGAGGAAGCGAAATTCTTCACTACCTTCACACTCTTGGCTATGGTATTAACCTATGGTTTAGGCGTTGTTTTAATTCCAAAATATTTAAAGCAGCATAAGGCATTAGTTATAAGTGCCATTTTAGGAATCGTATTTAGCTGTTGCATTATATTAACCTCAGGACTAACCTCAGTACTATTTGTGGCAGCCTTAGGTATTTCAAATGCCTTGGTTTGGCCCGCCGTTTGGCCTCTAACCTTAGATGGCTTAGGGAAGTTTACAAAAACGGCATCAGCCTTATTGGTTATGGCTATTTCAGGAGGCGCAGTGATTCCGCCATTATATGGAAAACTGGTTGATCTGAATAACGTATCATTACTATCAGAAGGCTTATCAGAGTCAGAGGCAATCGCACAAGCCGCCACCAGTAGTTATTGGATTTTAATCCCCTGTTATGCATTCATCTTATTTTTTGCAATATGGGGACATAAGTTTAAAAGTTGGAGACGATAA
- a CDS encoding phosphotransferase enzyme family protein: MNKNKIENIFNQFEHLSNYRSSKELVSGHINDSYLITTHTDKAFVLQRINHEVFKDVPGLISNKVAISNHLKSKFQNLNKSDLHRRVLTFIPTSSGVSYYIDEKGNYWNLSIFIANSFTHNVVESEVVAYEGGKLFGEFLNLTGDFDTQQLIEVIPNFHDMSFRYKQFKEALNLATNERKAIAEDCINKVEMMKDEMHILQNLKTSGAIRLRVTHNDTKISNALFDKENKGLCVIDTDTVMPGIIHYDFGDAIRTICNTAAEDEKDLNLVSFNKTYYEAYKKGFLETINNALTPTESKYLPLGAKTMIFIMALRFLTDYLNNDIYYKTKYPNHNLDRAKNQFKLIESFDEQMHLELCLQ; this comes from the coding sequence ATGAATAAAAATAAAATAGAAAATATATTTAATCAATTTGAGCATCTTTCAAACTATCGTTCTTCTAAAGAATTAGTGTCAGGCCATATCAACGATTCCTATCTTATAACAACACATACAGATAAAGCTTTTGTTTTACAACGTATAAATCATGAAGTTTTTAAAGATGTACCAGGATTAATATCTAATAAGGTTGCAATTAGCAATCATTTAAAATCTAAGTTTCAAAATCTAAATAAATCAGATCTTCATAGAAGGGTTTTAACCTTTATTCCTACATCAAGTGGAGTGTCGTATTATATAGATGAGAAAGGAAATTATTGGAATTTATCGATTTTTATAGCTAACAGTTTCACACACAATGTGGTGGAAAGCGAAGTTGTTGCTTATGAAGGTGGAAAATTGTTTGGAGAATTTTTGAACTTAACAGGAGATTTTGATACTCAGCAATTAATAGAAGTTATACCTAATTTTCATGATATGTCCTTTAGATATAAACAATTTAAAGAAGCTTTAAATTTAGCTACTAATGAGCGTAAAGCTATTGCTGAAGATTGTATTAATAAAGTTGAAATGATGAAGGATGAAATGCATATTCTTCAGAATTTAAAAACTTCAGGCGCTATTAGATTACGTGTTACTCATAATGATACAAAAATCTCTAATGCATTATTTGACAAGGAAAATAAAGGATTATGTGTTATTGATACAGATACGGTAATGCCAGGGATAATCCATTATGATTTTGGAGATGCGATTAGGACGATTTGTAATACAGCTGCAGAAGATGAAAAAGATTTGAATTTAGTTTCATTTAACAAAACATATTATGAAGCTTATAAAAAAGGATTTTTAGAAACCATTAATAATGCATTGACTCCAACAGAATCTAAGTATTTACCATTAGGAGCTAAGACTATGATTTTTATAATGGCATTGCGTTTTTTAACAGATTATCTAAATAATGATATTTATTATAAAACTAAATATCCTAATCACAATTTAGACCGTGCAAAAAATCAATTTAAGCTTATAGAAAGTTTTGACGAGCAAATGCATTTAGAATTATGCTTACAATAA
- a CDS encoding sugar phosphate nucleotidyltransferase, with protein sequence MNSNTPTLVILAAGIGSRYGGLKQLDTFSPEGDTIMDFSIYDALQAGFGKFVFIIRKNIEDEFREVFNKKLAGKAEVDYVFQELENVPEAYINPKRKKPWGTGHALLMAKDVVKENFAIINADDFYGREAFLTMAKALKETDKESYNFCTMAYLLKNTISDNGYVSRGECQVNSEGFLTDVTERLHIENTSSGIIRKDDDGNMIPIAGETIVSMNFWGFTPKCFEFGTQLFETFLEENKDNLKAEFFIPSVVNEILNSGIATVKVLKSDAKWFGVTYKEDKKIAQDVISKLKAANIYPSNLWSDE encoded by the coding sequence ATGAATTCGAACACACCAACATTAGTGATTTTAGCCGCAGGAATAGGAAGCCGTTATGGTGGATTAAAACAATTAGATACATTCTCTCCAGAAGGAGATACAATTATGGACTTTTCCATATATGATGCTTTACAAGCAGGCTTTGGTAAATTTGTGTTTATTATTAGAAAAAATATTGAAGATGAATTTAGAGAAGTATTTAATAAAAAATTGGCTGGTAAAGCTGAAGTAGATTATGTGTTTCAAGAATTAGAAAATGTGCCTGAAGCTTATATTAATCCAAAACGAAAAAAACCTTGGGGTACAGGACATGCATTACTAATGGCTAAAGATGTGGTGAAAGAAAATTTCGCAATTATTAATGCAGACGATTTTTATGGTAGAGAAGCTTTTCTAACTATGGCAAAAGCTTTAAAAGAAACAGATAAAGAGTCTTATAATTTTTGTACAATGGCTTATTTGCTAAAAAATACGATTTCCGATAATGGTTATGTCTCAAGAGGAGAATGTCAAGTTAATTCTGAAGGTTTTTTAACAGATGTTACAGAACGATTACATATAGAAAATACATCTTCTGGTATTATTAGAAAAGACGATGACGGTAACATGATACCTATCGCAGGAGAAACTATTGTATCAATGAATTTTTGGGGGTTTACTCCTAAATGTTTTGAGTTTGGTACACAATTATTTGAAACATTTCTTGAAGAAAATAAAGATAATTTAAAGGCCGAATTTTTTATTCCGAGTGTGGTAAATGAAATTTTAAATTCAGGGATAGCAACTGTTAAGGTTTTAAAATCTGATGCTAAGTGGTTTGGAGTAACCTATAAGGAGGATAAAAAAATAGCTCAAGATGTGATATCTAAACTAAAAGCAGCAAATATTTACCCATCTAATCTTTGGTCTGATGAATAA
- a CDS encoding LacI family DNA-binding transcriptional regulator: MNKKYTIKDIALLAGVSKGTVDRVLHKRGKVSDTALKKVTAILETIDYKPNLIAQNLKNNKTYHICVLLPDPNIDNYWQRCKIGILNASQDFEPFNVIVSIIEFNPQFTESFVENHQKALKQNPDAVLLAPLFYKEAQTAITDYKNLNIPVLTFNNQVTPITADGFVGQDLIQSGRVAARLFETTIRSGHITIIHINEDISNAKHMQEKESGFRTYFESKEENAFKISTLHVEADKLHALLTNYLENNTDTKGLFITTSKSYLVAETLEALRINDITLVGYDLLDLNVKYLNSGHITYLINQNPKHQAHLGVTSLAEHLIYQNKISKTTYLPLDIINSENVKQYITN; encoded by the coding sequence ATGAATAAGAAATATACAATAAAAGACATTGCATTACTTGCTGGAGTATCTAAAGGTACTGTTGATCGTGTACTACATAAAAGAGGTAAAGTATCGGATACAGCTCTAAAAAAAGTGACCGCTATTTTAGAAACTATCGATTACAAACCCAACCTTATTGCTCAGAATTTAAAAAATAATAAGACGTATCATATATGTGTGTTGTTACCCGATCCTAATATTGATAATTATTGGCAAAGATGCAAGATTGGTATATTAAATGCCAGTCAGGATTTTGAGCCTTTTAATGTAATTGTTTCTATTATTGAATTTAATCCACAATTCACAGAATCGTTTGTTGAAAATCATCAAAAAGCTTTAAAGCAAAACCCTGATGCAGTTTTACTTGCACCTCTTTTTTATAAAGAAGCTCAAACAGCAATTACAGATTATAAAAATTTAAACATTCCTGTTTTAACATTTAATAATCAAGTAACTCCAATTACTGCAGATGGATTTGTTGGTCAGGATTTAATACAAAGTGGCCGTGTAGCCGCTAGATTATTTGAAACAACAATTAGATCAGGTCATATTACTATTATTCATATAAATGAAGACATATCTAATGCAAAACACATGCAAGAGAAAGAAAGTGGATTTAGAACTTATTTTGAAAGTAAGGAAGAGAACGCTTTTAAAATATCTACATTACATGTTGAAGCAGATAAATTACACGCCCTATTAACCAATTATTTAGAAAATAACACTGACACTAAAGGCTTATTTATAACGACATCTAAATCTTACTTGGTAGCAGAAACTTTAGAAGCATTACGTATTAATGATATTACTTTAGTAGGTTATGATTTGTTAGATTTGAATGTTAAGTATTTAAATTCAGGACACATTACGTATTTAATAAACCAAAATCCTAAACATCAAGCCCATTTAGGTGTTACTTCTTTAGCTGAACATCTTATTTATCAAAATAAAATTTCTAAAACCACATATTTACCTTTAGATATCATAAATTCTGAAAATGTTAAGCAATACATTACCAATTAA
- a CDS encoding DUF4861 domain-containing protein: MKDKCIYTCIAISILCTSCDTEKKENRLFTVKNTLELSRSFETVEISKSEIELEAGENFEDLSIQDVETKTILVSQFVDEDQDGVSDVLLFQPELDPKSEKQFALVKSNTSTTQDTMAYCYSRFVPERTDDYTWENNKVAFRTYGPQAQKMIEDSIPGGTLSSGIDAWLKKVEYPIIDKWYAKNAKNPGAYHIDHGEGLDNFHVGSSRGVGGSAVKIDTSYYISKNFTDWKRITTGPIRTSFVLDYSDWDAAGQTISEEKHISLDYGNNLSRFEIHVSGTDELSVGLTLHDNEGTITETVSEGWISYWESNYFNSELGTAVVAPIGLMQSSEYYVTSMKDRSNLYAQLKVNDNKVVYYAGFAWKESQQYPTKASWETYLREFSQKINTPLEVTFNK; the protein is encoded by the coding sequence ATGAAAGATAAGTGTATATATACATGTATTGCAATTTCAATACTCTGTACAAGTTGCGATACTGAAAAAAAGGAGAATCGTTTATTTACCGTAAAAAACACGCTAGAATTATCTAGAAGTTTTGAAACTGTAGAAATATCTAAAAGCGAAATAGAATTAGAGGCAGGAGAGAATTTTGAAGATTTAAGTATACAAGATGTAGAGACAAAAACAATTTTAGTGTCTCAATTTGTAGATGAGGATCAGGATGGAGTATCCGATGTTTTATTGTTTCAACCGGAATTAGATCCAAAATCAGAAAAACAATTTGCATTGGTTAAAAGTAACACAAGCACAACGCAAGATACTATGGCCTATTGTTATTCAAGATTTGTACCAGAACGCACAGATGATTATACTTGGGAAAACAATAAAGTTGCATTTAGAACATACGGACCCCAAGCTCAAAAAATGATTGAAGATTCTATACCAGGAGGAACTTTATCTAGCGGAATAGATGCTTGGTTAAAAAAAGTAGAGTATCCCATTATAGATAAATGGTATGCGAAGAATGCAAAAAATCCAGGAGCTTACCATATAGATCATGGGGAAGGTTTAGATAATTTTCATGTAGGTTCAAGTCGAGGAGTAGGAGGGTCTGCCGTAAAGATCGATACATCCTATTATATTTCTAAAAATTTCACAGACTGGAAAAGAATAACCACAGGTCCAATACGAACAAGTTTTGTATTAGATTATTCAGATTGGGATGCCGCAGGGCAAACCATCTCAGAAGAGAAACACATTTCTTTAGACTACGGAAATAATTTGTCAAGATTTGAAATACATGTATCAGGAACAGATGAATTGTCAGTAGGTTTAACTTTACATGATAACGAAGGCACAATAACAGAAACCGTATCAGAAGGATGGATTTCATATTGGGAATCTAATTATTTCAATTCAGAATTAGGTACGGCAGTAGTAGCTCCAATAGGTCTGATGCAATCATCAGAGTATTATGTAACCTCGATGAAAGATAGAAGTAATCTCTACGCACAACTTAAGGTGAATGATAATAAAGTCGTATATTACGCTGGTTTTGCTTGGAAGGAGTCACAACAATATCCAACCAAAGCTTCATGGGAGACGTATTTACGTGAATTTTCACAGAAAATAAACACACCATTAGAAGTTACATTTAATAAATAA
- the kduI gene encoding 5-dehydro-4-deoxy-D-glucuronate isomerase: MSTNYETRYASSPETVKTYDTQKLRKEFLIDNLMAAGCINLTYSHYDRYIAGSAVPTTSALTLEAIDPLKAAFFLERRELGIINVGGEGSVTVDGTKYELGLKDALYVGMGNKEVVFASEDANQPAKFYLNSAPAHVNYPTKKVSKSDANKIELGSLETANHRTVNQMIIGGIVTTCQLQMGMTELKTGSVWNTMPAHVHDRRMEVYFYLDIPEDQAVCHFMGEPQETRHVWMQNDQAIISPPWSIHSGSGTSNYTFIWGMAGENLDYNDMDVAKITELK, encoded by the coding sequence ATGAGTACGAATTATGAAACGCGTTATGCGTCAAGTCCAGAAACGGTAAAGACCTATGACACCCAAAAATTACGCAAGGAATTTTTAATAGATAATTTAATGGCAGCAGGTTGTATTAATTTAACCTATTCCCATTACGACCGTTACATAGCAGGATCTGCAGTACCCACCACAAGTGCATTAACATTAGAAGCTATAGACCCCTTAAAAGCTGCTTTTTTCTTAGAGCGCAGAGAACTCGGCATTATCAATGTTGGAGGAGAAGGATCTGTAACTGTAGATGGTACCAAATATGAGTTGGGATTAAAAGATGCCTTATATGTAGGTATGGGTAATAAAGAAGTTGTTTTTGCTAGCGAAGATGCAAATCAACCCGCAAAATTCTACCTTAACTCAGCCCCAGCACACGTTAATTATCCTACTAAAAAGGTAAGCAAATCAGATGCTAATAAAATAGAATTAGGGTCTTTAGAAACAGCCAATCACCGAACAGTAAACCAAATGATAATAGGAGGTATTGTAACTACCTGTCAGCTTCAAATGGGAATGACCGAATTAAAAACAGGAAGTGTTTGGAATACCATGCCAGCCCACGTGCATGATAGACGCATGGAAGTTTATTTTTACTTAGATATTCCAGAAGACCAAGCGGTATGTCATTTTATGGGAGAACCACAAGAAACACGTCATGTATGGATGCAGAACGATCAGGCAATAATCTCACCACCATGGTCTATACATTCTGGGTCAGGTACTTCAAATTATACCTTTATATGGGGAATGGCAGGAGAGAACTTAGATTATAACGATATGGATGTTGCAAAAATAACTGAATTAAAATGA
- a CDS encoding beta-N-acetylhexosaminidase, with protein sequence MKYNLLIILSFIVLSCSNKYDKYKSINHTIDDYNIIPKPSNLQILNGSFKIDDNTVVYSDSVLNNETEYLIQTIKNITNFSISSLDKNFNNTHIINLELTDTINSEEGYVLDIAYDRIDIKAKTTKGAFYAIETLKQLILNSSLNSESQEYLIPALHIKDEPRFSHRGMMLDTGRYFYDVEFIKQFIDLIAVHKMNIFHWHLTEDQGWRIEIKKYPKLTEVGAWRNGTEIGRTPGTKSDNIKHGGFYSQDQIKDIINYAKKKHITIIPEIDMPGHNGAAIASYPFLSCFPDEVTPMNDNIISEKTKELLNSGVKKVVQESWGIKSDVLCAGKESTYTFYENVLAEVADLFPSEYIHIGGDECLKDNWKRCPNCQHLIEEKDLKGEEELQSYFINHMSAFLKRKGKKIIGWDEILEGQVTPEATVMSWRGVKGGIQAAKQGQNVIMTPREPYYLDYYQVADTLNEPLTVGGRGPNTVKDIYLFNPLPKELTETESKNILGIQGNLWTEYIATPNYAEYMLLPRMTAISEVAWYSGDNKKDYEEFLKRLNKFEALYSKMGVNYAKHVFE encoded by the coding sequence ATGAAATATAATTTATTAATAATACTCTCTTTTATCGTATTAAGTTGTTCAAATAAATATGATAAGTATAAAAGTATTAACCATACTATAGATGACTATAATATAATTCCAAAACCATCTAATTTACAAATCCTTAACGGAAGTTTTAAAATAGATGATAATACAGTTGTATATAGTGATTCTGTATTAAATAATGAAACGGAATATTTAATACAAACAATTAAAAATATTACCAATTTTTCTATATCAAGCTTAGACAAAAATTTTAATAATACACATATTATTAATTTAGAACTTACAGATACTATTAATTCAGAAGAAGGATATGTTCTTGATATAGCTTATGATAGAATCGATATAAAGGCAAAAACAACTAAAGGCGCTTTTTATGCTATAGAGACTCTAAAACAATTAATTCTAAACAGTTCATTAAATTCAGAATCTCAAGAATATTTAATACCTGCTTTACATATTAAAGATGAGCCTAGATTTTCACATCGAGGGATGATGTTAGACACTGGAAGATACTTTTATGATGTAGAGTTTATAAAACAATTCATTGATTTAATTGCAGTGCATAAAATGAATATTTTTCATTGGCACTTAACAGAAGACCAAGGATGGAGAATTGAAATAAAAAAATATCCTAAACTAACAGAGGTAGGCGCTTGGAGAAATGGTACAGAAATAGGGCGAACTCCAGGGACTAAAAGTGATAATATAAAGCACGGAGGATTTTATTCACAAGATCAAATAAAAGATATTATTAATTATGCAAAGAAAAAACACATTACAATAATTCCTGAAATTGATATGCCTGGACATAATGGCGCAGCAATAGCTTCCTATCCATTTTTAAGTTGTTTTCCTGATGAAGTTACACCGATGAATGACAATATTATATCAGAAAAAACAAAGGAACTCTTAAATTCGGGAGTAAAGAAAGTTGTTCAAGAATCCTGGGGAATAAAATCAGATGTACTTTGCGCAGGAAAAGAAAGTACATATACATTTTATGAGAATGTGCTTGCTGAGGTTGCAGATTTATTTCCTTCTGAATACATCCATATTGGAGGAGATGAGTGTCTTAAAGATAATTGGAAAAGATGTCCTAATTGTCAACACCTTATTGAAGAAAAAGATTTGAAAGGTGAAGAAGAATTACAAAGCTATTTTATTAATCATATGAGTGCTTTCTTAAAAAGAAAAGGAAAGAAAATAATTGGATGGGACGAAATTTTAGAAGGTCAAGTTACACCTGAAGCAACAGTTATGTCTTGGCGAGGAGTTAAAGGAGGTATCCAAGCGGCTAAACAAGGTCAGAACGTTATCATGACGCCTCGAGAACCTTATTACTTAGATTATTATCAGGTCGCTGATACCCTAAACGAACCGTTAACAGTTGGAGGACGTGGTCCAAATACAGTTAAAGATATTTATTTGTTTAACCCTTTACCAAAAGAATTAACAGAAACTGAGAGTAAAAATATTTTAGGAATTCAAGGTAATTTATGGACAGAATATATTGCTACTCCAAATTATGCAGAGTATATGTTATTACCAAGAATGACAGCAATTTCTGAAGTAGCATGGTATTCTGGTGATAATAAAAAAGATTATGAAGAATTTTTGAAACGCTTAAATAAATTTGAAGCGTTATACTCTAAAATGGGGGTTAATTATGCAAAACATGTTTTTGAGTAA